The genomic DNA CAGCCTCCACGTGCGTCTGTTGCTGCCCTCCTCGGGCCTGCTGCTGCGCGAGCACACCCGGACGCCTCGCGGCCACCACCGCACGCGCGAGGAGGACAGGCCCTCGCACGCGCCGCGCACCACGTTGCAACTGCTCGAGCGCGCTGCGCGCGCTGGACGCAGCGTCGCCACTCTCTGCACCGAGGTGCACCACCGGGAAGGCGAGACGGGCACCCGGCGAATCCTCGGCGTGCTGTCCCTGGCCAGGAAGTACGGCACCGCCGCCCTGGACGACGCCTGCGAGGTGGCGCTCGAGATGGACGTGCCCACCTACCGCTTCGTGCGCCGCTACCTCGAAAGACGCACCCCCACTCCCGTCACCCTGCGCCAGGTGGACCCGCTCATCCGCGAGCTCACCCACTACCGCGACGTCATCGCCCGCCTCACCCATCCCACCCCTCACCCAGGAGACACCGAGACATGAATCTCGTCGAAATCACCCGCGCCCTCACCACCTTGCGCCTGTCCGGCATGGCCCAGGCCGTCGAGGCGCGCCTGCTCCAAGCCCAAGCAGAGAAGCTCGCTCCGCTCGACTTCCTCTCCGCGCTCGTCAACGACGAGCTGACGCGTCGAAGCGACAGCTTCATCCAACGCCGTCTGAAGCAGGGTGCCTTCCGCGACGCGGGAAAAACGCTCGACGGCTTCGACTTCGACTTCAACAAGAAGATGAATCGCCGCCTCGTCTTCGAGCTGGCCACCGGCGGCTTCGTGGAGCGACGCGAGGACGCGCTCTTCCTCGGCCCTCCGGGCACTGGCAAGAGTCACATTGCCCAGGCCATCGGCCGCGCCGTCATCCAGTCCCAGGGCCACCGCGTCCTCTATCGCGAGGCCCACCACCTGCTCGAAGAGCTGGCCGAGTCCAGCCTCGAGGGCACCCGCCGCCAGAAGCTCGATGCGCTCACCAGCGCCCCGCTGCTCGTCATCGATGACCTCGGCATGCGCAAGCTGCCCGCCACCGCCGCCGAGGACCTGCTCGAGCTCATCATG from Myxococcus guangdongensis includes the following:
- the istB gene encoding IS21-like element helper ATPase IstB, coding for MNLVEITRALTTLRLSGMAQAVEARLLQAQAEKLAPLDFLSALVNDELTRRSDSFIQRRLKQGAFRDAGKTLDGFDFDFNKKMNRRLVFELATGGFVERREDALFLGPPGTGKSHIAQAIGRAVIQSQGHRVLYREAHHLLEELAESSLEGTRRQKLDALTSAPLLVIDDLGMRKLPATAAEDLLELIMRRYEKASTLITSNRPVEDWGKLLGDNAAVAAMLDRLLHHAHVVQFGPRSWRTKGAMELRSAESAG